Proteins from a single region of Thunnus albacares chromosome 14, fThuAlb1.1, whole genome shotgun sequence:
- the sparcl2 gene encoding SPARC-like protein 1, with amino-acid sequence MNPSLTFVLFLLLSLHTCTAMRGRAQHRQRRAEESLRPYIGRVKPEQLCKLLKCHSPVGSWCQVVQENGVLIPKCVCPQSCPRQRAPVCSVLGKTYGNECFLHKEACRKRRHTGLAHTGPCLVPKAKCTGEELGQFPYRLLDWFLLLSRMGESYTPAAPTQSCLSHAQRTQLAQKRFALLDKNKDGKLSRRDLKKLHYKRMPLEHCATQFFQSCDRNRNRKVTLREWTTCLVDRSEAWFYHFMSMRMGSRKLCPTIKENYL; translated from the exons ATGAACCCAAGCTTGACCTTtgtcttgtttctgctgctgagtCTTCACACTTGCACAGCCATG AGAGGTAGAGCTCAGCACAGACAGAGACGAGCTGAGGAGAGCCTGAGACCATATATTGGCAGAGTAAAGCCAG AACAGCTTTGCAAGCTCCTGAAGTGTCACAGTCCAGTAGGATCTTGGTGCCAAGTGGTTCAGGAAAATGGAGTCCTCATCCCAAAGTGTGTTTGTCCTCAGTCTTGTCCAAG GCAGAGGGCGCCAGTGTGCAGTGTTCTGGGAAAGACCTATGGGAATGAATGTTTTCTGCATAAAGAAGCCTGCAGAAAGAGACGCCACACTGGACTGGCTCACACAGGACCCTGTCtgg TCCCCAAGGCTAAATGCACTGGGGAGGAGTTAGGCCAGTTTCCATACCGTCTCCTGGACTGGTTTCTGCTCCTGAGTCGAATGGGAGAGTCCTACACACCTGCTGCCCCAACCCAGAGCTGCCTCAGCCACGCCCAGAGGACACAACTCGCACAG aAAAGGTTTGCCTTACTGGACAAGAACAAAGATGGGAAGTTGAGCCGCAGGGACTTGAAGAAGCTGCATTACAAGAGGATGCCTCTGGAGCACTGTGCTACACAATTTTTTCA GTCGTGTGACCGCAACAGGAACAGGAAAGTGACCCTGAGAGAGTGGACCACCTGTCTCGTGGATCGCTCCGAGGCCTGGTTCTACCATTTCATGT cAATGCGAATGGGATCCCGCAAGCTGTGTCCTACAATCAAAGAGAACTACCTTTGA
- the ndnfl gene encoding protein NDNF, translated as MALVSLSWCFSAALALIWSTSWPQAHSALAPENEVPLRPTTWLPEGKITSIILPKGRTRRLYFTLKKKAPAMSVTVSPCDLPIEWNLAARTLKDKPLKSLQWSTKKSTPEVWWRGPGTEEKIHSFTGNVVDTYRGPSYPHASIYILRLRSKQQNTRVTVYLHEGLGTSGAFPLVPADPQVHTLGVGMTSVTLSWAPSASLTSLPHTQKSYDYCVLVNSQQNYPSICAARESMRKEKDQNQEKKERRRRVTVWPILKEWWWQQWDAYPEPQSPPSSLTDEYADLQCVCQGTESVCTVSELLPDTQYYFDVFIIDRLNGTSMAYKGAVARTHEEAQPAITTLREGELRWVTFNDRGSNSEQFFSFNPRGWQQSGLLTLQSCGGGEKVKVTVSSKGQVLTSQAVGGDLVQIWLQGSPSYLIHLEREGATTEKISAAADPALPGGLMASVKIQTSSAYHRRGVPSLPPTLQIKSFNRLRGCNTVTLAWMGTEERSLYCVYRRKLGKSEADAGGVSALTAPCLGPESRSDTERVLCKYFQELNPRRAVTTAVIGGLEPGMAYVFDVYLMRRWGIPIKYASKMVKTRKEC; from the exons ATGGCACTCGTGTCCCTGTCCTGGTGTTTCAGTGCAGCTTTGGCGCTGATTTGGAGCACATCATGGCCCCAGGCACACTCAGCCTTGGCACCTGAGAATGAGGTGCCACTTCGCCCCACTACATGGTTACCAGAGGGGAAGATCACCTCTATAATTCTCCCCAAAGGACGAACTCGCAG GCTATACTTCACACTGAAGAAGAAGGCTCCAGCGATGTCGGTGACTGTCAGCCCGTGTGACCTCCCCATCGAGTGGAACTTGGCTGCCCGCACCCTGAAGGACAAACCCCTCAAGAGCCTGCAGT gGAGCACCAAGAAGAGCACGCCCGAAGTGTGGTGGAGAGGTCCTGGGACTGAGGAGAAAATACACAGCTTTACTGGCAATGTAGTGGACACATACAGGGGTCCTTCCTATCCCCATGCCTCCATCTACATCCTGAGGCTGCGGTCCAAACAGCAGAACACCAGAGTTACAGTGTACCTCCATGAAGGCCTGGGGACCTCAGGAGCCTTCCCTCTGGTCCCAGCTGATCCTCAAGTTCACACATTAGGTGTAGGAATGACAAGTGTCACCCTCAGCTGGGCGCCCAGTGCCTCGCTAACCagcctcccacacacacagaaaagttaTGATTACTGCGTCCTTGTCAACTCTCAGCAAAACTACCCTAGCATTTGCGCAGCCCGAGAGAGcatgaggaaagagaaagaccAGAaccaagaaaagaaagagaggaggaggagagtcaCAGTGTGGCCAATTTTGAAAGAATGGTGGTGGCAGCAGTGGGACGCTTATCCTGAGCCCCAAAGTCCACCTTCTTCCCTCACCGATGAGTATGCTGATCTCCAGTGTGTATGTCAAGGGACAGAGAGTGTTTGCACTGTCTCCGAGCTCCTACCTGACACCCAGTATTACTTTGACGTCTTCATAATCGACAGGCTGAATGGGACCAGCATGGCCTACAAAGGGGCAGTTGCTCGGACGCATGAGGAGGCTCAGCCGGCGATCACCACGCTGAGAGAGGGGGAGCTGAGGTGGGTGACCTTCAATGACAGAGGGTCCAACTCGGAGCAGTTCTTCAGTTTCAATCCACGGGGCTGGCAGCAGAGTGGCCTCCTCACCCTGCAGAGCTGCGGTGGAGGTGAAAAAGTCAAGGTCACAGTGTCCAGTAAAGGTCAGGTTTTGACCTCTCAGGCTGTGGGAGGTGATTTAGTGCAGATTTGGCTCCAGGGCAGTCCCTCTTATCTTATCCACTTGGAGAGAGAAGGAGCCACCACAGAGAagatctctgctgctgcagatcCAGCTCTACCAGGAGGTCTAATGGCTTCAGTCAAAATTCAGACCTCCTCAGCCTACCACCGCAGAGGCGTCCCGTCACTGCCACCCACCTTGCAGATAAAATCCTTTAACCGGTTGCGTGGGTGCAACACTGTCACCCTGGCGTGGATGGGCACAGAAGAAAGAAGCCTGTACTGTGTGTACCGCCGAAAGCTGGGAAAAAGTGAAGCAGATGCTGGAGGAGTATCAGCTCTAACTGCACCCTGTCTGGGGCCAGAGTCCCGCTCTGACACCGAGAGAGTTCTCTGCAAGTATTTCCAGGAGCTGAATCCTCGGCGGGCCGTCACTACAGCTGTGATCGGGGGCCTGGAGCCAGGGATGGCCTATGTGTTTGATGTCTATCTAATGAGACGCTGGGGGATCCCTATCAAGTACGCCAGCAAGATGGTGAAGACCAGAAAGGAATGCTGA
- the dnajc9 gene encoding dnaJ homolog subfamily C member 9 codes for MGLLDRCKELFKTSNLYEVLGINKEATEAEIRRSYYKVSLKVHPDRAPEDPLATEKFQVLGKLYAVLSDKEQRVVYDEQGVVDEESDVLSEDRCWEDYWRLLFPKITVQDILEFEKKYKGSDEERQDLIQLYVQHEGDMDAITASALCCSQEDEPRLCSIIQAAIKSGEVKEFPAFTQETDKKKRARRKRADRERQEAEEMQKEMGLGDEDDSLVMMLQQRQKSREQNFNSFLSDLEAKYSKPSGKSQKSKRGKK; via the exons ATGGGTTTGCTCGATCGCTGCAAGGAGCTCTTCAAGACGTCAAACCTGTACGAGGTGCTGGGCATCAACAAGGAGGCAACAGAGGCAGAGATCCGGAGGAGCTACTACAAAGTGTCCCTCAAAGTGCATCCAGACCGGGCTCCTGAAGACCCGCTGGCCACGGAGAAATTTCAG GTGTTAGGAAAGCTGTATGCAGTGCTGAGTGATAAAGAGCAGAGGGTTGTCTATGATGAGCAGGGAGTGGTGGATGAAGAGTCTGACGTCCTGAGTGAAGACCGCTGCTGGGAAGACTACTGGAGGCTGCTTTTCCCTAAG ATTACTGTGCAGGACATCCTTGAATTTGAGAAGAAATACAAGGGCTCTGACGAGGAGCGGCAGGATTTAATCCAGCTGTATGTGCAGCATGAAGGAGATATGGACGCCATCACGGCCTCGGCCCTGTGCTGCTCCCAGGAAGACGAACCCAGACTCTGCAGCATCATCCAGGCTGCCATCAAGAGCGGAGAAGTCAAAGAATTCCCTGCTTTCACTCAGGAGACTGACAAAAAGAAGAGGGCTCGCAGGAAGAGG GCTGACAGAGAACGACAAGAAGCGGAAGAAATGCAGAAAGAGATGGGGCTCGGTGATGAGGATGACAGTCTTGTGATGATGCTTCAG CAAAGACAGAAGTCCAGAGAGCAGAACTTTAACAGTTTCCTGTCTGACCTGGAGGCGAAATACTCCAAACCAAGTGGAAAATCCCAAAAatcaaaaagaggaaaaaagtga